In Macadamia integrifolia cultivar HAES 741 chromosome 5, SCU_Mint_v3, whole genome shotgun sequence, a single window of DNA contains:
- the LOC122080169 gene encoding GDP-L-galactose phosphorylase 2-like, giving the protein MLTIKRVATVVSNFQDEALRSSGCGRNCLGKCCLSGSEIPRYSFNRDGADSMKGKAVAVGLSEEEEESAEISFLDTLLLGQWEDRMSRGLFRYDVTTCETKVIPGQYGFIAQLNEGRHLKKRPTEFRVDRVLQPFDGNKFNFTKVGLEEVLFRFEPSDDGKTIYVPNAPIDGGAQSPSVVAINVSPIEYGHVLLIPRVLDCLPQRIDRDSLLLALQMASEAANPFFRLGYNSLGAFATINHLHFQAYYLAIPFPVEKAPTLKITMVKGLPERGVVVSQLLNYPVRGLVFEGGNTMQDLSDAVASSCICIQDNNIPYNVLISRCGKRVFIFPQCYAEKQALGEVSQELLDTQVNPAVWEISGHMVLKRKKDYEDASEDYAWRLLAEVSLSDERFEEVKAYILDAAVLQEACSEAKDSDEEHQDVVFDPHVLPATHLPQDCLVLQ; this is encoded by the exons ATGTTGACCATCAAAAGGGTTGCAACCGTCGTCTCCAATTTCCAGGACGAAGCCCTCCGATCATCCGGTTGCGGCCGCAATTGCCTTGGCAAGTGTTGCCTTTCTG GATCGGAGATCCCTCGGTATTCTTTCAACAGAGATGGGGCCGATTCGATGAAAGGCAAGGCTGTGGCGGTGGGCTTgtctgaggaagaagaagagagcgCTGAGATATCGTTCCTTGACACCTTACTATTGGGACAGTGGGAGGACCGAATGAGCCGAGGGCTCTTCCGCTACGATGTCACCACCTGTGAGACCAAGGTTATCCCCGGCCAATATGGATTCATTGCGCAGCTTAACGAAGGTCGCCACTTGAAGAAGCGACCTACCGAGTTCCGCGTTGACAGGGTTCTGCAGCCCTTCGATGGGAACAAGTTCAATTTCACTAAGGTTGGCCTGGAGGAGGTGCTCTTCAGGTTCGAACCCAGCGATGATGGGAAGACCATCTACGTCCCTAATGCACCCATTGATGGTGGCGCCCAATCACCTAGTGTTGTTGCCATTAAC GTGAGTCCCATCGAGTACGGCCATGTGCTTCTGATCCCTCGTGTGCTCGACTGCTTGCCTCAGAGGATTGACCGTGACAGTCTCCTGCTTGCTTTGCAAATGGCCTCTGAAGCTGCAAACCCCTTCTTCAGATTGGGTTACAACAGCTTGGGTGCTTTTGCCACCATTAATCACCTCCATTTCCAG GCATACTACTTAGCTATCCCCTTCCCCGTTGAGAAGGCGCCGACTCTAAAAATAACCATGGTGAAGGGGCTGCCAGAGAGGGGAGTGGTGGTCTCCCAGCTGTTGAATTATCCTGTTAGGGGACTGGTCTTTGAAGGTGGAAATACAATGCAAGATCTTTCTGATGCTGTTGCCAGTTCTTGTATTTGCATTCAAGATAACAATATCCCTTACAATGTCCTCATCTCTAGATGTGGCAAACGGGTTTTCATCTTCCCCCAG TGTTATGCAGAGAAACAAGCACTTGGAGAAGTGAGCCAAGAACTTCTGGACACCCAAGTAAACCCTGCAGTGTGGGAGATCAGCGGACATATGGtgttgaagaggaagaaggattaTGAAGATGCATCGGAGGACTACGCATGGAGGCTTCTCGCCGAAGTGTCTCTCTCAGATGAGAGGTTCGAAGAGGTCAAGGCTTACATCCTGGATGCTGCAGTGTTGCAAGAGGCATGCTCCGAGGCCAAAGACTCGGATGAGGAGCATCAAGATGTTGTGTTCGACCCTCATGTGCTGCCTGCCACCCATCTTCCCCAAGATTGTTTAGTTCTGCAGTGA